The following proteins are co-located in the Solanum pennellii chromosome 1, SPENNV200 genome:
- the LOC114075181 gene encoding uncharacterized protein K02A2.6-like: protein MDVIGPIEPAASNGHRFILVAIDYFTKWVEAASYKWVTKKVVADFVRNNLICRFGVPESIITDNGANLNSHLMREICEQFKIIYRKSTAYRPQMNGAIEAANKNIKKILRKMIDKHRGWHEMLSYALLGYRMTVRTSTGATPYLLVYGTEVVIHVEVEIPSLRIIQEAELSNAEWVSKRIDQLTLIDEKRMVAVYHGQLYRQRMTRAFHKRVRTRNFEVGQLVLKRISSHLDEYKGKFAPNWQGPYMVRKVLYGGALVLSEMDGTIWPKPINSDAVKRYYV, encoded by the coding sequence atggatgtcatcggtcctATAGAGCCAGCCGCTTCTAACGGACACAGATTCATCTTAGttgccattgattatttcaccaagtgggtggaagcagccTCTTACAAGTGggtaaccaagaaagtggtGGCTGATTTCGttcgcaacaatctgatatgtaGATTTGGAGtgccagaatccatcattactgataacgGTGCAAATCTCAACAGCCACTTGATGAGAGAGATATGTGAGCAATTTAAGATTATTTATCGAAAGTCAACTGCTTATCGTCCCCAAATGAATGGAGCTATAGAAGCCGCtaataagaatatcaaaaagatcTTGAGGAAAATGATCGACAAGCATCGAGGTTGGCATGAAATGTTGTCATACGCTTTACTGGGTTATCGAATGACGGTCAGAACATCGACTGGTGCTACTCCATACTTGCTAGTGTATGGAACAGAGGTAGTCATACATGTTGAAGTCGAGATACCGTCATTGAggatcatccaagaagctgagttAAGTAATGCTGAATGGGTTAGCAAACGGATTGATCAACtaactttgattgatgagaagagaatggttgctGTCTACCATGGCCAGTTGTATAGACAGAGAATGACTCGCGCCTTTCACAAAAGAGTAAGAACAAGAAATTTTGAGGTTGGTCAGTTGGTGCTTAAGCGTATTTCCTCTCATCTAGATGAGTACAAAGGAAAGTTCGCACCGAACTGGCAAGGACCTTACATGGTTCGCAAAGTATTATAtggaggtgctttggtcctgtcggagatggatggcacTATATGGCCCAAACCTATCAACTCAGatgctgtcaagagatactatGTATGA